From the genome of Longimicrobiales bacterium:
CGCGGTGTCGGCTATGTCGATGGACAGATCGCCTCCGAAGCCGAGTTCACGGCTGCCATCATGGATCGCTGAGCCATGTCCAACGTCACCACTGCAGCACGTATACACTCGTCCGCCGTCATCGACGCGAGCGCCGAGCTCGGTGCGGGTGTGGACATCGGGCCGTTCGCGGTCATCGGGCCGAACGTCGTGGTTGGCGACGGTACCGTGATCGGCCCGCACGTCGTGATCGAACGCGACACGCACATCGGCCGCGACTGCCGCGTTCATCCCGGCGCCGTGCTGGGCGGTGACCCGCAGGACCTGAAGTACGAAGGAGAGACGGCGCTGCTCGTCGTGGGCGACCGCTCGGTGATCCGGGAGTGCGTGACATTGAATCGCGGGACAGCAGCGCGCGGACGGACCCAGATCGGCAGCGACTGTCTCATCATGGCGTATGCGCACGTGGCCCATGACTGCCTGATCGGCGACCATGTCGTCATTGCCAATGCGGTCAACATGGGCGGCCACTGCGACATCGGCGACTGGGTCATTGTCGGCGGCGTAACGGCCATCCACCAGTTCGTGCAGATCGGTGCCCATGCGTTCGTCGGCGGCTCATCCGCCGTGCGCAAGGACGTCCCGCCGTTCGTCAAGGCGGCCGGTGACCCGCTCCGGCTGTTCGGGCTGAATACGGTCGGGCTACAGCGCCGGGGATTCACGGAGCAGGAACGGGCGGAGCTGCGCCGCGCCTACCGTCTGCTGTTCCAGTCGAAGCGCAATCTGCGCGAGGCACTGGGAGCGACACGGCTGGAGCTGGACAGTGCGCCGCACGTCGATACGCTGCTCGGCTTCATCGAGCGCAGCGAACGCGGAGTCACACTCTGATGCTGCGAATGGGCGTGGTCGGTGTGGGAAGCCTGGGCTTCCATCACGCCCGCATCCTGGCGTCGATGCCCGGCATCGCGATGAAGGGCGTGCATGACTCGAACGCGGCACGGCGCGAGGAAGTCGCGTCGCAGCTCGGCGTGGCGGCACATGCGTCGGTCGACGCGCTGCTCGACGAGGTGGATGCGGTAGTGATCGCGGTCCCGAC
Proteins encoded in this window:
- the lpxA gene encoding acyl-ACP--UDP-N-acetylglucosamine O-acyltransferase, which produces MSNVTTAARIHSSAVIDASAELGAGVDIGPFAVIGPNVVVGDGTVIGPHVVIERDTHIGRDCRVHPGAVLGGDPQDLKYEGETALLVVGDRSVIRECVTLNRGTAARGRTQIGSDCLIMAYAHVAHDCLIGDHVVIANAVNMGGHCDIGDWVIVGGVTAIHQFVQIGAHAFVGGSSAVRKDVPPFVKAAGDPLRLFGLNTVGLQRRGFTEQERAELRRAYRLLFQSKRNLREALGATRLELDSAPHVDTLLGFIERSERGVTL